In Arthrobacter citreus, a single genomic region encodes these proteins:
- the rsmH gene encoding 16S rRNA (cytosine(1402)-N(4))-methyltransferase RsmH: protein MFEHITVLLKETVDSLEINEDGIYVDCTLGGGGHSEYLLSQLSPKGRLIAFDQDETAIKHAKERLKQYENQLTIVKSNFKHIKEELHHLGINEVDGILFDLGVSSPQLDVAERGFSFHQDAPLDMRMNQEQSLSAYEVVNEWTYEQLVKIFFRYGEEKFSKQVARRIEELRAKKPIETTFELVDIIKDAIPAPARRTGGHPAKRIFQAIRIAVNDELGVFEEALKDAITLIKPKGRISVITFHSLEDRICKTIFKEASSLPPLPPGLPIIPEEFKPKFKLITRKPLLPTEEELDFNKRARSAKLRVAEKL, encoded by the coding sequence ATGTTTGAACATATTACGGTTTTATTAAAGGAAACTGTTGATTCTTTGGAAATAAACGAAGATGGAATTTATGTAGATTGTACACTTGGCGGTGGAGGTCATAGTGAATATTTACTATCCCAACTTTCGCCAAAAGGTAGATTGATCGCTTTTGATCAAGATGAAACAGCAATTAAACACGCTAAAGAGCGACTAAAACAATATGAAAATCAATTAACAATCGTAAAAAGTAATTTTAAACATATTAAAGAAGAGCTTCACCATTTAGGCATTAATGAAGTTGATGGAATCTTATTTGACTTAGGTGTTTCTTCGCCTCAATTAGATGTGGCAGAACGCGGTTTTAGTTTTCATCAAGATGCTCCACTTGATATGCGTATGAATCAAGAGCAATCACTATCTGCATATGAAGTTGTAAATGAGTGGACTTATGAGCAGTTAGTGAAGATCTTTTTTCGCTATGGAGAGGAAAAATTCTCAAAACAAGTTGCTAGAAGAATTGAAGAGTTAAGAGCAAAGAAACCGATTGAAACAACTTTTGAGTTAGTTGATATCATTAAAGATGCTATTCCAGCACCAGCGAGAAGAACTGGTGGTCATCCTGCAAAAAGAATTTTTCAAGCAATACGTATTGCCGTAAATGATGAGCTTGGTGTTTTTGAAGAAGCGCTAAAAGATGCAATTACTCTTATAAAACCAAAAGGAAGAATTAGTGTAATCACATTCCATTCATTAGAGGATCGAATTTGTAAAACAATTTTTAAAGAAGCTAGTTCACTTCCGCCTTTACCACCTGGATTACCAATTATTCCGGAGGAGTTTAAGCCGAAGTTTAAGCTAATTACACGAAAGCCGCTTTTACCAACTGAAGAAGAACTCGATTTTAATAAACGAGCTAGATCTGCAAAGCTAAGGGTTGCAGAAAAATTATAA
- a CDS encoding PASTA domain-containing protein: MSKKKNKYTNYGIRWFFLSTLILFILLVARLGYIQLSDTVEGKNLKVYADQNYNTSQKIPAKRGTIYDSNGVPLAEEVTSYTVSAVLDPSASKNSRVKRHVVDKEKTARELSSILEIDESELLAKLGKPKYQVELGPGGRNISQSKKEQIEKLNLPGIVFTPSQQRYYPNGIFASHTLGYTNSNDNGDLIGEMGLEKSLNTELTEKDGKRSFLRDRKGNILPYVNEKVTPPHNGDNVYLTIDTKIQSLLEDAMTSVEKKYDPEKIMAIVSDPKTGKIVAMSNRPSFNPNIHDITNYTNDPISYAFEAGSTMKIFTLGAAMNEGVYNGSEYFQSGRYKVPGGGTVHDVNRNGWGSITFDEGIQRSSNVGISILLNEKIGADRYLQYYKNFGFTKKTDINLPGESSGKLVYNYPLEKTTTAFGQGSTVTAVQIIQAASAIANNGKMMKPYIVDKIVNPDTKKVVADYKSQVVGHPITEETAKRERALLETVITAPHGTGHNYAIDGYTVAGKTGTAQVVDDHGKYLKGRGENLFSFIGMAPADNPKLVVYVAMLRPKLEATELGSDGVSEIFRTVTKGALEYMKVEPIENANVDKLVDKESVEIPNMKGLTLDEAKSLAASTGLKPVILGNGLEVTGQSIKSKTQVVRGTNIYLKTDGTNTMPSIIGWSKTDVDRLGKLFKLKITSKGSGFVTSQSIKQDSELRNNDFLSIELSKPNESSSNEEDVKVDVQE; encoded by the coding sequence ATGAGTAAGAAAAAGAATAAGTACACTAACTATGGTATTCGTTGGTTTTTTCTTAGTACTTTAATCCTTTTTATATTACTTGTAGCTAGACTTGGTTATATACAATTATCAGATACAGTTGAGGGTAAAAATTTAAAAGTATATGCAGATCAGAATTATAATACATCTCAAAAAATCCCTGCAAAAAGAGGAACCATTTATGATTCAAATGGAGTTCCTCTTGCAGAAGAAGTGACATCCTATACTGTGTCTGCAGTTCTAGATCCAAGTGCTTCAAAAAATTCAAGAGTAAAAAGGCATGTTGTAGATAAAGAAAAAACAGCAAGAGAATTATCATCAATTTTAGAAATTGATGAATCTGAACTTCTAGCAAAATTAGGTAAACCAAAATATCAAGTTGAATTAGGACCAGGTGGAAGAAACATTTCTCAAAGCAAAAAAGAACAAATTGAGAAATTAAATCTACCTGGTATTGTTTTTACTCCATCACAACAACGTTATTACCCAAATGGGATTTTTGCATCTCATACTTTAGGTTACACAAATAGTAATGACAATGGCGATTTAATCGGAGAAATGGGATTAGAAAAATCATTGAATACAGAGTTAACTGAAAAAGATGGTAAAAGAAGCTTTTTACGAGATCGAAAAGGTAATATCTTACCTTATGTTAATGAAAAGGTTACTCCTCCACATAATGGGGATAATGTTTATTTAACAATAGATACAAAGATTCAAAGTTTACTAGAAGATGCAATGACTAGCGTAGAAAAAAAATATGATCCAGAAAAGATTATGGCAATCGTTTCTGACCCGAAAACAGGTAAAATAGTTGCGATGAGTAATCGTCCTAGCTTCAATCCTAATATTCACGACATTACAAACTATACAAATGATCCGATTTCCTATGCATTTGAAGCTGGCTCAACTATGAAAATATTCACATTAGGTGCTGCAATGAATGAAGGAGTTTATAATGGAAGTGAATACTTCCAATCTGGACGATATAAAGTACCAGGAGGAGGAACTGTCCATGACGTAAACCGAAATGGGTGGGGTTCTATTACATTTGATGAGGGGATTCAAAGGTCTTCAAACGTAGGTATTTCAATCCTTTTAAATGAAAAAATAGGTGCCGATCGTTACTTACAATATTATAAAAACTTTGGTTTTACTAAAAAAACGGATATTAATTTGCCAGGTGAATCAAGTGGGAAACTAGTTTATAATTATCCTCTTGAAAAAACGACGACGGCATTTGGTCAAGGATCTACAGTTACAGCAGTTCAAATTATTCAAGCTGCTAGCGCGATTGCCAATAATGGAAAAATGATGAAACCATATATTGTCGATAAGATTGTTAACCCTGATACGAAAAAAGTAGTAGCAGATTATAAATCTCAAGTTGTTGGTCATCCAATTACTGAAGAAACGGCTAAAAGAGAAAGAGCGCTATTAGAAACAGTTATAACGGCGCCACATGGTACTGGTCATAACTATGCAATTGATGGTTACACAGTAGCAGGTAAAACAGGAACTGCCCAAGTTGTAGATGATCATGGTAAGTATTTAAAAGGTCGTGGTGAAAACCTATTTTCATTTATCGGTATGGCTCCAGCGGACAATCCGAAATTAGTCGTTTATGTAGCGATGCTTCGTCCAAAATTAGAAGCAACTGAGTTAGGTTCTGATGGAGTATCTGAAATATTTAGAACAGTTACTAAGGGCGCACTTGAATATATGAAGGTTGAACCAATTGAAAATGCGAATGTTGATAAATTAGTAGATAAAGAAAGTGTAGAAATCCCTAATATGAAAGGTTTAACTTTGGATGAGGCGAAATCATTGGCGGCTTCTACTGGATTAAAACCTGTAATATTAGGTAATGGACTAGAAGTTACTGGTCAATCTATTAAGTCGAAAACACAAGTTGTAAGAGGTACGAATATTTATCTTAAGACTGACGGTACGAATACGATGCCTTCAATCATAGGATGGTCAAAAACTGATGTTGATCGTTTAGGTAAATTATTTAAACTGAAAATTACTTCAAAAGGGTCTGGATTTGTAACGAGTCAAAGTATTAAGCAAGATTCGGAGCTACGAAATAATGACTTTTTAAGTATTGAATTAAGTAAACCAAATGAATCATCGAGTAACGAAGAAGATGTAAAAGTTGATGTACAAGAGTAA
- the bshC gene encoding bacillithiol biosynthesis cysteine-adding enzyme BshC, whose translation MQISKVHLAGQNNLLNDFVNGKETISSFFGQNPLVKEEMEYRIKNVMERSYNRTGLVKALEEFHNKHEASNESIENVKKLLNKETFVVIGGQQAGLLTGPLYSIHKIISIIQLAKKYEREHNITVIPVFWIAGEDHDIDEINHVHTIENNIVKKQTFYQKTTYAHAASRTEIDKLEMRKWVEKIVKTFEETNYSKELLEELHSIIDKSTTYVDFFAKIIFKLFKYDGLVLIDADDPNVRKLESSLFEEMIQKQDIVRSVFKDTKSKLNKAGYQEALQISEQSIHLFYHSNEGRQLLEVSESEEVFQTKNKSYQFSKAELIKIAQEQPELLSNNVVTRPVMQEYLFPTLAFVGGPGEIAYWAELKDIFNVFNLQMPPVFLRHMFTIFERNIVSAMEDFTLNIKDVLQTSIEEMKSEWIKAQVKLDYKAVFSQAKKSLEVLHKPLQDVTTEVTPNLKDFSKKNYVKIEEQILLLERKIDESIEKQHEEQLEKWNRIICSISPNGKPQERVLNIFYYLNKYGFDFVHELCSLDVSWDYEHQIVKI comes from the coding sequence ATGCAAATTAGTAAAGTCCATTTAGCCGGGCAAAATAACTTGCTGAATGATTTTGTAAATGGAAAAGAAACAATTTCTTCTTTCTTTGGTCAAAATCCATTAGTGAAGGAAGAAATGGAATATAGAATAAAAAATGTGATGGAACGTTCTTATAATCGCACAGGATTAGTAAAGGCGCTTGAAGAGTTCCACAACAAACATGAAGCAAGTAATGAATCAATCGAAAATGTAAAAAAATTACTAAATAAAGAAACATTTGTTGTGATCGGAGGCCAGCAAGCTGGTTTATTAACTGGACCGTTGTATTCGATACATAAAATTATTTCGATTATTCAGCTGGCTAAGAAGTATGAAAGAGAGCATAACATTACCGTTATCCCAGTATTTTGGATTGCTGGAGAAGATCACGATATCGATGAAATAAATCATGTCCACACAATTGAGAACAATATCGTTAAAAAACAAACATTTTATCAAAAAACAACATACGCTCATGCTGCTTCTAGAACTGAAATCGATAAATTGGAAATGAGAAAATGGGTTGAAAAAATAGTTAAGACTTTTGAAGAAACAAATTATTCAAAGGAATTACTAGAGGAACTTCATTCAATCATTGATAAATCTACTACGTATGTAGATTTTTTTGCGAAAATTATTTTTAAACTGTTCAAATACGATGGTCTTGTCTTAATTGATGCAGATGACCCGAATGTTAGGAAGCTAGAATCCTCTTTATTTGAAGAAATGATTCAAAAGCAAGATATCGTACGAAGTGTTTTTAAAGATACAAAGAGTAAACTTAATAAAGCTGGATATCAAGAAGCTCTTCAAATTTCTGAACAGAGTATTCATCTTTTTTACCACAGTAATGAAGGTAGACAATTACTAGAAGTGTCTGAAAGTGAAGAGGTTTTCCAAACGAAAAATAAGAGTTACCAATTTTCCAAAGCTGAGTTGATTAAAATTGCTCAAGAACAACCAGAGCTTTTAAGTAATAATGTTGTTACTCGACCAGTGATGCAAGAATATTTATTCCCAACTTTAGCGTTTGTAGGTGGACCCGGTGAAATTGCTTATTGGGCAGAATTAAAGGATATATTTAACGTATTTAACTTGCAAATGCCTCCTGTGTTTTTAAGACATATGTTTACGATCTTTGAAAGAAATATAGTATCAGCAATGGAAGATTTTACATTAAACATAAAAGACGTATTACAAACATCAATCGAGGAAATGAAGTCGGAGTGGATAAAAGCTCAAGTGAAACTAGACTATAAGGCAGTATTTAGTCAAGCTAAAAAGTCATTAGAAGTATTGCACAAACCACTTCAAGATGTAACGACTGAAGTTACACCCAACTTAAAGGATTTCTCTAAAAAGAACTATGTAAAAATAGAAGAGCAAATTTTATTATTAGAACGAAAAATAGATGAATCAATAGAAAAACAACATGAAGAGCAACTTGAAAAATGGAATCGAATTATTTGTTCAATTTCTCCAAACGGAAAACCTCAGGAGCGAGTACTTAATATTTTCTACTATTTAAATAAATATGGTTTTGATTTCGTTCATGAGCTTTGTAGTTTAGATGTATCATGGGATTATGAACATCAAATCGTAAAAATTTAA
- the mraZ gene encoding division/cell wall cluster transcriptional repressor MraZ: MFIGEYQHNIDVKGRLIIPSKFRDKLGETFIVTRGLDQCLFGYSLDEWSVIEDKLRTLPLTKKDARAFTRFFFSGAMECEMDKMGRINITPNLRSYAKLEKECVVVGVTNRIEIWDLSTWDTYMKESEESFGELAENLIGFDL, encoded by the coding sequence ATGTTTATCGGTGAATATCAACATAATATCGATGTAAAAGGACGTCTGATTATACCCTCTAAATTTCGAGACAAGCTTGGTGAAACCTTCATTGTTACAAGGGGGTTAGATCAATGCTTATTTGGCTATTCATTGGACGAATGGAGTGTAATTGAAGATAAACTGCGCACACTACCACTAACCAAGAAAGATGCAAGAGCATTCACCCGTTTTTTCTTCTCAGGGGCAATGGAATGTGAGATGGATAAGATGGGGAGAATTAATATAACACCTAATTTACGAAGTTATGCAAAATTAGAAAAAGAATGTGTAGTAGTTGGAGTTACGAATCGGATTGAGATTTGGGATTTATCAACTTGGGATACATATATGAAAGAATCAGAAGAGTCATTTGGTGAGTTGGCAGAAAACTTAATCGGATTTGACTTGTAA
- a CDS encoding RsfA family transcriptional regulator — translation MVANRQDAWTKDEDNYLAEVVLKSINEGSTQLMAFKIVAKSLSRTAAACGYRWNSFVRKFYKEEIENAKNSSKKQPVSESETELVVEEITNQTNDVEVVEPTSERVQSEITFESVYKFLEYLRLKVDAGSKIKDLQSLEKKLLKYKQENEQLKIEKQQLTEKLSELQNEYEHLFDFLDQKRKLVSVSSKNDTKVK, via the coding sequence ATGGTTGCAAATCGCCAGGATGCATGGACAAAAGATGAGGATAACTACTTAGCTGAAGTAGTTTTAAAATCGATAAATGAAGGGTCAACTCAATTAATGGCATTTAAGATTGTTGCAAAGAGTTTATCAAGGACAGCTGCTGCTTGTGGTTATCGATGGAATTCTTTTGTTAGAAAGTTTTATAAAGAAGAGATTGAAAATGCAAAAAATAGTAGTAAAAAACAACCTGTATCTGAATCTGAAACAGAACTCGTAGTAGAAGAAATAACTAATCAGACTAATGATGTAGAAGTAGTAGAACCAACATCTGAAAGAGTTCAATCAGAAATAACTTTTGAATCAGTTTATAAATTCCTTGAGTATTTAAGATTAAAAGTTGATGCAGGTAGTAAAATAAAAGATCTTCAATCTTTAGAGAAAAAACTATTGAAATATAAACAAGAAAATGAGCAGTTGAAAATCGAAAAACAACAATTAACTGAAAAATTAAGTGAACTTCAAAATGAATATGAACATTTATTTGATTTCTTAGATCAAAAAAGGAAATTAGTAAGTGTGAGTTCTAAAAATGACACAAAAGTAAAATAA
- a CDS encoding 2-dehydropantoate 2-reductase — translation MEIGIIGGGAVGLLTASYLHENKHNVTLFTRTQEQANLINELGIILSVDEKKKQMCINAKKIMSKISVFDLLIVCVKQYHLDQIVNTLTQYEGENILFLQNGMSHIDIVNNLDISNCFIGIVEHGALKTSANEVTHTGKGIIRLGCLKGNVKTLTAISSLHTNDFPIKSQDDWEYILKQKCLINCVINPLTSIFNVRNGELINNEYFLPICKLLFNEVATVLELSLQKEWEKVVEICEKTAQNYSSMNRDLFHGRQTEIESMLGFVKKMAIQKKINVPTIELVYNSIKGLEKKKG, via the coding sequence ATGGAAATTGGAATAATTGGTGGTGGTGCTGTCGGACTATTAACCGCATCATACTTACATGAAAATAAACACAATGTTACATTGTTTACAAGAACACAAGAGCAAGCTAATCTTATTAATGAATTAGGTATTATATTATCAGTAGATGAAAAAAAGAAGCAAATGTGTATAAACGCAAAAAAAATAATGTCTAAAATCAGTGTGTTTGATCTATTAATCGTTTGTGTAAAACAATATCACTTAGATCAAATAGTAAACACGTTAACCCAATATGAAGGTGAAAATATATTGTTTTTACAGAATGGCATGTCACATATTGATATTGTTAATAATTTAGACATATCAAATTGCTTCATAGGTATAGTTGAACATGGTGCATTAAAAACTTCTGCAAATGAAGTAACACATACTGGAAAAGGTATTATTCGACTTGGCTGTTTAAAAGGTAATGTAAAAACATTAACGGCAATATCAAGTTTACATACAAATGATTTTCCAATTAAAAGTCAAGATGATTGGGAGTATATACTTAAACAAAAATGTTTAATTAATTGCGTTATTAACCCTTTAACCTCAATCTTTAATGTTAGAAATGGTGAATTAATCAACAACGAGTATTTTTTACCAATATGTAAATTATTATTTAACGAGGTTGCAACTGTTTTAGAATTAAGTCTCCAAAAAGAATGGGAAAAGGTAGTAGAGATCTGTGAAAAAACTGCACAAAACTATTCATCAATGAATCGAGATTTATTTCATGGTAGACAAACGGAGATCGAGAGTATGCTAGGGTTTGTTAAAAAAATGGCAATTCAGAAAAAAATAAATGTACCTACAATTGAACTTGTGTACAATAGTATAAAAGGACTTGAAAAGAAAAAGGGGTAA
- a CDS encoding GNAT family N-acetyltransferase, with product MLEDLESNLIDNEFQSPFYGIYLGKALIARMSLYTHNENNEEIIEINKMEVLPYYQKKGYGKELVKFAKSFNKTIKTIPRANSNEFWKKLNFIESDSQFVIWKPESN from the coding sequence ATGTTAGAAGACCTTGAATCAAATTTAATTGACAACGAATTCCAATCTCCTTTTTATGGGATTTATTTAGGTAAAGCACTAATTGCCAGAATGAGTTTATATACACATAATGAAAATAATGAAGAAATTATTGAGATCAATAAGATGGAAGTTCTTCCTTATTATCAAAAGAAAGGTTACGGAAAAGAATTAGTAAAATTCGCTAAATCCTTTAATAAAACAATCAAAACGATTCCAAGAGCAAATTCAAATGAGTTTTGGAAAAAGCTAAACTTCATAGAATCTGATTCTCAATTTGTTATTTGGAAGCCTGAATCCAACTAA
- a CDS encoding enoyl-CoA hydratase/isomerase family protein: protein MSEVITYQRDEIDYIFLNRPNYGNCIDEDTVEKLSEIIQEIRMKSQSKLVILTGEGMKYFCTGGDLNTILKFKNNIKGLESFNLKMCEVIYQIAMLPQITICFINGYALGGGCELASAFDFRYANDNAKIGFIQGRMGIPTSWGGGTILQEKMNHQDWITLLSSSNIYTAYQAKKIGFIHELAKDLTSLHNESFINLSKGIPAQIHHQNKKILIRKWTEQNLKKRMEEEVISAMPLWFSDEHIKNIEQFTKKLEK, encoded by the coding sequence ATGTCTGAAGTAATTACATATCAACGTGATGAAATAGATTATATCTTTTTAAATAGGCCAAATTACGGGAATTGCATAGATGAAGATACTGTTGAAAAACTTTCTGAAATTATCCAAGAGATCCGAATGAAATCTCAAAGCAAACTAGTTATTTTAACTGGTGAAGGTATGAAATATTTTTGTACCGGTGGAGATTTAAATACAATCTTGAAATTTAAAAATAATATAAAAGGATTAGAGTCCTTTAATTTAAAAATGTGTGAGGTAATTTATCAAATTGCAATGTTACCTCAAATTACAATCTGTTTTATTAATGGGTATGCATTAGGTGGCGGTTGCGAACTTGCAAGTGCATTCGACTTTAGATACGCAAATGACAATGCGAAAATAGGTTTTATACAAGGTAGAATGGGAATCCCAACATCGTGGGGTGGAGGGACTATACTTCAAGAAAAAATGAATCATCAAGATTGGATTACGCTATTATCATCCTCAAATATATACACCGCATATCAAGCTAAGAAAATAGGGTTTATACATGAACTAGCAAAAGATTTAACTAGTTTACATAATGAAAGCTTTATCAATTTATCTAAAGGTATTCCAGCACAAATTCATCATCAAAATAAGAAAATACTTATTCGTAAATGGACTGAACAAAATCTTAAGAAGCGAATGGAAGAAGAAGTTATTTCCGCAATGCCACTATGGTTTTCAGATGAACACATAAAAAATATTGAACAATTTACAAAAAAATTGGAAAAGTAA
- a CDS encoding stage V sporulation protein D, translating into MRVSNVTVRKRLFFVFIGGLLIFSIIATRLGYVQFGMGELLTERAKNSWSRDIPFEPKRGEILDRNGVALATNKSAPSVLVVPRQIKNPKEATEKLAPILKISEVKLYKILTKRTSMEHIRTEGIKITNEKAKQIRDLNIAGVYIAEDSKRYYPFGDYLSHVLGFAGIDNQGLNGLELYYDKQLSGEEGSVQFYSDAKGQRMPNIADDYTPPINGLNLKLTVDSRIQTILEREMNNATAQYNPDSMIGIAMNPNTGEILAMSSRPSFNPTDFKTVSPEVYNRNLPVWSNYEPGSTFKIITLAAALNEGLVDLNKDHFYDDGAAEVAGARLRCHKRGGHGSQTFLEVVQNSCNPGFVELGNRLGEDRLFKYIRNFGFGQKTGIDLQGEASGILFSMDKVGPVEAATTAFGQGVSVTPIQQVAAVSAAINGGILYQPYIAKEFVDPVTNEVVSRKTPVAKRRVITPDTSKKVRLALESVVAQGTGKGAFVEGYRVGGKTGTAQKVKNGRYDDSSFIVSFVGFAPADDPQIVVYIAVDNPKGTVQFGGVVAAPIVGNIIRDSMQVLGVPPRKNQIEKKFVYGDTPTYEVPNLKGLEKKDLQPLLDTFTLEYSGTGNYVIDQAPKAGVKLKEGSKIRIYLGTKEETKSKSKDKN; encoded by the coding sequence ATGCGAGTATCTAATGTAACAGTTCGAAAACGATTATTTTTTGTATTTATTGGTGGTTTATTAATATTTTCTATTATTGCTACAAGGCTTGGTTATGTACAATTTGGTATGGGGGAACTTTTAACTGAACGAGCAAAAAATTCGTGGAGCCGTGATATCCCATTTGAACCAAAGCGTGGAGAAATATTAGATCGTAATGGCGTTGCTCTTGCTACGAATAAAAGTGCTCCGTCTGTGTTAGTCGTACCTAGGCAAATTAAAAATCCAAAGGAAGCAACTGAAAAACTAGCCCCAATCTTAAAAATCTCCGAAGTAAAACTTTATAAAATTTTAACGAAAAGAACGAGTATGGAACACATTCGTACTGAAGGCATTAAAATTACAAATGAGAAAGCTAAACAAATTCGAGATCTAAACATAGCAGGTGTCTACATAGCAGAGGATTCTAAAAGATATTATCCATTTGGAGACTATCTTTCTCACGTTTTAGGGTTTGCTGGAATTGATAATCAAGGACTAAACGGTTTAGAGCTTTATTATGACAAGCAATTAAGTGGTGAAGAAGGTAGTGTGCAATTTTATTCTGATGCTAAAGGGCAACGAATGCCAAATATTGCAGATGATTATACTCCACCAATTAACGGTTTAAATCTAAAATTAACAGTAGATTCACGTATTCAAACAATTCTTGAACGTGAAATGAACAATGCAACAGCTCAATATAATCCAGATTCAATGATTGGAATTGCAATGAATCCTAATACTGGTGAAATTCTTGCAATGAGTAGTCGTCCAAGCTTTAATCCTACAGATTTTAAAACAGTTTCTCCCGAAGTATATAATCGAAATTTGCCAGTCTGGTCAAACTATGAGCCAGGATCAACATTTAAGATTATTACACTTGCAGCCGCATTAAATGAAGGTTTAGTTGATTTGAATAAAGATCATTTTTATGATGATGGGGCTGCTGAGGTTGCTGGAGCACGTTTGCGTTGTCATAAAAGAGGTGGACATGGCTCACAAACTTTCTTAGAAGTTGTACAAAACTCATGTAACCCAGGCTTTGTGGAATTAGGTAATCGTTTAGGAGAAGATCGATTATTTAAATATATCCGTAATTTTGGTTTCGGCCAAAAAACAGGAATTGATTTACAAGGTGAAGCTTCAGGGATTTTATTTAGTATGGATAAGGTTGGTCCAGTAGAAGCAGCTACTACTGCTTTCGGTCAAGGTGTATCAGTTACACCAATTCAACAAGTTGCGGCAGTTTCAGCGGCAATAAATGGAGGCATTTTATATCAACCATATATCGCGAAAGAATTTGTAGATCCCGTTACAAATGAAGTCGTAAGCCGGAAAACACCAGTAGCAAAAAGGCGAGTGATTACTCCTGATACGTCTAAAAAGGTTAGATTGGCACTAGAAAGTGTTGTTGCACAAGGTACTGGTAAAGGTGCTTTTGTTGAAGGATACCGTGTAGGTGGTAAAACAGGAACAGCACAAAAAGTAAAAAATGGACGATATGATGATAGTAGCTTTATCGTGTCATTCGTAGGTTTTGCACCAGCAGACGATCCACAAATCGTCGTTTATATCGCAGTTGATAATCCAAAAGGTACAGTTCAATTTGGTGGCGTTGTAGCTGCTCCTATAGTAGGGAATATCATTCGTGATAGTATGCAAGTGCTAGGAGTTCCACCTAGAAAAAATCAAATTGAAAAGAAATTCGTATACGGCGATACACCAACATATGAAGTACCAAATTTAAAAGGATTGGAGAAAAAAGATTTGCAACCTTTGCTAGATACTTTTACACTTGAATATAGTGGCACTGGAAATTATGTCATTGACCAAGCACCAAAAGCAGGTGTAAAACTGAAAGAAGGCTCTAAAATTAGAATTTATTTAGGAACGAAAGAAGAAACTAAATCTAAGTCTAAAGATAAAAATTGA
- the ftsL gene encoding cell division protein FtsL gives MSNLAKKLQQKQVTDLQQGPSNKKKQKKVSKITPFEKLLYFSFLIVCFLMGTKIIRTQATIYDTNLKIQNVKNEVAKEKQHNSELKMKIDELSTYDRIWQKAKELGLNIDSNNVKFTDTSK, from the coding sequence ATGAGTAATTTGGCAAAAAAGCTACAACAAAAACAAGTTACTGATTTACAACAAGGACCTTCTAACAAGAAAAAACAAAAGAAAGTATCTAAAATTACACCTTTTGAAAAACTACTTTACTTTTCATTTCTAATTGTATGCTTCCTTATGGGGACAAAAATTATTAGAACTCAAGCAACCATTTACGATACCAATTTAAAAATCCAAAATGTAAAAAATGAGGTTGCAAAGGAAAAACAGCATAACTCAGAGCTGAAAATGAAAATTGATGAATTAAGCACATATGACCGAATTTGGCAAAAAGCTAAAGAATTAGGCTTAAATATTGATAGTAACAATGTAAAGTTTACAGATACTAGTAAGTAG
- a CDS encoding DUF3397 family protein, with amino-acid sequence MEKFFIFFISLLIEFPFFSTIFIYMFLKIFFKNNKRKLLLFTLDLSTILYISSFYFILSMYFPTATGWILINLLLVILFISIILQWKAKRDIQFSKLVKGFWRMSCIMFIILHFITMMAGLALKISEYNA; translated from the coding sequence TTGGAAAAATTTTTCATTTTCTTCATTTCACTGTTGATTGAATTTCCATTTTTTTCTACAATCTTTATTTATATGTTTTTAAAGATATTTTTTAAAAATAACAAGCGTAAACTTTTGCTTTTTACGTTAGATTTATCTACAATTCTATATATTAGTTCATTTTACTTTATATTAAGTATGTATTTTCCGACTGCAACTGGTTGGATATTAATTAATTTATTATTGGTTATCTTATTTATTAGTATTATTCTTCAATGGAAAGCTAAAAGGGATATACAATTTTCTAAGCTAGTTAAAGGTTTTTGGAGAATGTCTTGCATTATGTTTATTATTCTTCATTTTATAACTATGATGGCTGGTTTAGCGTTGAAAATATCTGAGTACAATGCTTAA